The proteins below come from a single Cannabis sativa cultivar Pink pepper isolate KNU-18-1 chromosome 3, ASM2916894v1, whole genome shotgun sequence genomic window:
- the LOC133036216 gene encoding uncharacterized protein LOC133036216 yields the protein MVRELFNVADQQSICSLPISKFPKADSWMWHYTADGTYSLKSGYFVASQLDQFDPSPSKSCVDSNSHAVFLCRGFKKIWKELRVTMLNNLSMDISFKQIVLKASEILSRSEYELFLVAAWYIWSERNQIVHGRKANPSDVVVSQMFKLFNEYSQCSRHNVMAKGSTCLSPERWVKPPLGAYKLNVDASLDVNSNTIGIGARVRDTTGNVLGCLCRSLFGNFTVILAEAVALMVVLDWSLTLGVPLHVVESDCLALVSALPKRFSLCNELGSLLDDIASLLSSFPEASVIHVRRTANKATRELAVHALRVDGELAWIEDFLSFLIDVLSSDCC from the exons ATGGTGAGGGAGTTGTTTAATGTGGCTGATCAACAGAGTATTTGTTCTTTACCAATTAGTAAATTTCCGAAAGCGGATTCTTGGATGTGGCACTATACAGCTGACGGGACTTATTCATTGAAAAGTGGATACTTTGTGGCGTCGCAGTTGGATCAATTTGATCCTTCCCCTTCTAAGAGTTG TGTGGATTCGAACAGTCATGCTGTGTTCCTATGTCGTGGTTTTAAGAAAATTTGGAAGGAATTGCGTGTTACTATGTTGAATAATCTCTCTATGGATATATCATTCAAACAAATAGTTCTGAAGGCTTCGGAGATACTATCTAGATCTGAGTACGAATTGTTCCTAGTTGCGGCTTGGTATATTTGGAGTGAAAGGAACCAAATTGTCCATGGTCGCAAAGCCAACCCTTCTGATGTTGTGGTCTCACAAATGTTTAAGTTATTTAATGAGTACAGTCAATGTTCGAGGCATAATGTTATGGCAAAGGGATCGACATGCTTATCTCCAGAACGATGGGTTAAGCCGCCTTTGGGAGCGTATAAACTAAATGTTGATGCGTCCTTGgatgttaattctaatactatAGGCATTGGGGCAAGAGTTCGAGATACTACTGGGAATGTGCTGGGATGTCTATGTAGATCCTTATTTG GGAATTTTACAGTCATATTAGCAGAAGCTGTTGCATTAATGGTTGTGTTGGATTGGTCTCTCACTCTTGGTGTTCCTCTTCATGTGGTGGAGTCAGATTGCTTAGCCTTGGTTTCGGCTCTCCCAAAGCGTTTTTCCCTTTGTAATGAACTTGGTTCTTTATTGGATGATATTGCTAGTTTGCTTTCCAGTTTTCCTGAGGCATCCGTAATTCATGTTCGTCGTACAGCCAACAAGGCTACTCGTGAATTAGCTGTGCATGCACTTAGGGTGGATGGTGAATTGGCTTGGATTGAggattttctctcttttcttattGATGTATTAAGCTCTGATTGTTGTTAA